The Pelagibacterium halotolerans B2 genome has a segment encoding these proteins:
- the ectA gene encoding diaminobutyrate acetyltransferase: MKLAAVSDTDLSADPRSSIKIRAPRREDGAGVWQLIADTTSLDDNSMYCNLLQCSHFASTCALAEMDGEIVGWVSGYIPPEHPDTYFVWQVCVAEKARGKGMAKRLINAVLARKVCADVIQVQSTITKDNKPSWALFGSIAETLDTDLVRQPHFKRDDHFAGLHDTEFLVTIGPFERAALPVRSAA; this comes from the coding sequence ATGAAACTCGCAGCAGTCAGCGACACGGACCTCAGCGCCGACCCGCGCTCATCCATCAAGATTCGCGCTCCCAGGCGCGAGGATGGCGCCGGTGTATGGCAGCTTATTGCCGATACGACCTCGCTCGACGACAATTCGATGTATTGCAACCTGCTCCAGTGCAGCCACTTCGCGTCCACCTGCGCGCTGGCCGAAATGGACGGCGAAATCGTCGGTTGGGTATCGGGCTATATCCCGCCCGAACACCCCGACACCTATTTCGTCTGGCAGGTCTGCGTGGCCGAAAAGGCCCGCGGCAAGGGCATGGCCAAGCGCCTGATCAATGCAGTGCTCGCCCGCAAGGTTTGCGCTGACGTCATTCAGGTTCAATCGACCATCACCAAGGACAACAAGCCCTCATGGGCCCTGTTCGGGTCGATCGCCGAGACGCTGGACACCGATCTGGTCCGTCAGCCGCACTTCAAGCGCGACGACCATTTCGCCGGCCTGCACGACACCGAATTTCTTGTCACCATCGGCCCGTTCGAGCGCGCGGCTCTGCCCGTTCGTTCTGCCGCCTAA
- the ectB gene encoding diaminobutyrate--2-oxoglutarate transaminase: MTTTHETFDRVESQVRSYSRSFPKLFGKAKGSIIYGEDGREYIDFLAGCSSLNYGHNDPDMQAALVDYVTSDGITHGLDMFTRAKEEFLVAYENIILKPRGMDYKLMFTGPTGANAVEAAIKLARKVTGRTNVIAFTNGFHGMTLGALAATGNAGKRGGAGIDLNGVHRAPFEGYFGPDVDTADMLEQMLDDPSGGIDAPAAILVEPVQGEGGLNAASGEWLKKIETIAKKHGALLILDDIQAGCGRTGTFFSFEEFGLDPDIITQAKSLSGMGLPFALTLLKPEHDIWKPAEHNGTFRGNNHAFVTARVALEKFWRDDAFANSVRAKGEHLKTRLGAIAKRYGLNLRGRGMMMGINTEQGDVASDICAKCFEKGLIIETSGGRDEVVKVLCPLTIDIAQLDKGLDIIEDAFEAVLAKDVSRAAAE, from the coding sequence ATGACTACGACACACGAAACATTCGATCGCGTCGAGAGCCAGGTTCGCTCATATTCGCGCAGCTTCCCCAAGCTCTTCGGCAAGGCCAAGGGCTCGATCATTTACGGCGAGGACGGCCGCGAATATATCGATTTTCTCGCCGGCTGTTCCTCGCTGAATTACGGTCACAACGACCCCGACATGCAGGCGGCTCTGGTCGATTACGTCACGTCCGACGGCATCACCCACGGGCTGGACATGTTCACAAGGGCCAAGGAAGAGTTCCTCGTGGCCTATGAGAACATCATCCTCAAGCCGCGCGGCATGGATTATAAGCTCATGTTCACCGGTCCCACCGGCGCCAACGCCGTGGAAGCGGCGATCAAGCTGGCCCGCAAGGTGACCGGGCGCACCAATGTGATCGCCTTCACCAACGGCTTTCACGGCATGACCCTTGGCGCGCTCGCCGCGACGGGCAATGCCGGCAAGCGCGGCGGTGCCGGGATCGACCTCAATGGCGTCCATCGCGCGCCTTTCGAGGGCTATTTCGGTCCTGACGTCGATACCGCCGACATGCTCGAACAGATGCTAGACGATCCTTCGGGCGGCATCGATGCCCCCGCCGCGATCCTCGTCGAACCCGTACAGGGTGAGGGTGGCCTGAACGCCGCGTCGGGCGAATGGCTCAAAAAGATCGAAACCATCGCCAAAAAGCATGGCGCGCTGTTGATCCTCGATGACATCCAGGCCGGGTGCGGGCGCACGGGCACGTTCTTTTCGTTCGAAGAATTCGGCCTTGACCCCGACATCATCACCCAGGCGAAATCGCTCTCGGGCATGGGCCTGCCATTTGCTTTGACGCTTCTAAAGCCCGAGCACGACATCTGGAAGCCCGCCGAACACAACGGCACCTTCCGGGGCAACAACCATGCCTTCGTTACCGCCCGCGTGGCGCTGGAAAAATTCTGGCGCGACGATGCCTTCGCCAATTCGGTCAGGGCCAAGGGCGAGCACTTGAAGACCCGGCTCGGCGCCATCGCCAAGCGCTACGGACTGAATCTGCGCGGCCGGGGCATGATGATGGGCATCAACACCGAACAGGGTGATGTTGCGTCCGACATCTGCGCCAAGTGCTTTGAAAAGGGCCTCATTATAGAGACCTCGGGTGGCCGCGACGAAGTGGTCAAGGTCCTCTGCCCGCTCACCATCGATATCGCCCAGCTCGACAAGGGTCTCGACATCATCGAGGACGCGTTCGAAGCTGTGCTGGCCAAGGATGTTTCGCGCGCCGCAGCCGAGTAA
- a CDS encoding ectoine synthase, with protein MIVRDLEDARQGDRLVNSNGWDSTRLLLAGDGMGFSFHITRIHAGTSHEFHYKHHFESVYCVSGDGEIEDLETGTVYQIKPGVMYALDKNDRHRLTAREEMVMACCFNPPVTGTEVHREDGSYAPAAELAKSA; from the coding sequence ATGATCGTTCGTGATCTCGAAGACGCCCGCCAGGGCGACCGGCTCGTCAATTCCAATGGCTGGGACTCCACCCGCTTGCTGCTGGCCGGCGATGGCATGGGCTTTTCGTTTCACATAACCCGCATCCACGCCGGCACCAGCCATGAGTTCCACTACAAGCACCATTTCGAGAGCGTTTATTGCGTCTCGGGCGATGGTGAGATCGAGGATCTCGAAACCGGCACTGTCTATCAGATCAAGCCCGGCGTGATGTATGCGCTCGACAAGAACGACCGGCACCGCCTGACCGCCCGCGAGGAGATGGTCATGGCGTGCTGCTTCAACCCGCCGGTGACCGGCACCGAAGTCCATCGTGAAGATGGTTCGTACGCCCCGGCCGCCGAGTTGGCAAAAAGCGCGTAA
- the thpD gene encoding ectoine hydroxylase, with the protein MTLSAVHTRSDAYPTRLAEENWLERKDPVFWGNWTPQAPLTRAQTEEFDKNGFLVLNNVFSPAEVAKLQAESRRLRSGEAGLNSDNVVTEPDSDAVRTIFRLEDESALFNRVARDERIAGKIRFLLDDDLYLHQSRLNYKPGFTGKEFYWHSDFETWHAEDGMPRMRAISASILLTDNDALNGPLMLMPGSHKHYVSCAGETPDDNHKSSLKKQEVGVPSHKALSDLAEKFGIEYASGKAGTVILFECNTMHGSNGNITPFPRSNAFFVYNAWSNRVEEPFAANKPRPDFLSNRDPKGPFEIVSGKLE; encoded by the coding sequence ATGACACTCTCTGCAGTTCACACCCGATCGGACGCCTATCCCACACGACTTGCCGAAGAAAACTGGCTCGAGCGCAAGGACCCGGTATTCTGGGGCAACTGGACGCCCCAGGCGCCGCTGACCCGCGCTCAGACCGAAGAATTCGACAAGAATGGCTTTCTGGTCCTCAACAACGTGTTTTCCCCCGCCGAGGTGGCCAAGCTCCAGGCTGAATCGCGCCGCCTGCGGTCCGGCGAGGCAGGCCTCAACTCCGATAATGTGGTGACCGAACCCGACTCGGATGCGGTGCGCACCATTTTCCGTCTTGAGGACGAGAGCGCGCTGTTCAACCGCGTTGCCCGTGACGAGCGGATTGCCGGAAAAATTCGTTTCCTGCTCGATGACGATCTCTATCTGCACCAGAGCCGCCTGAACTATAAGCCCGGCTTTACCGGCAAGGAGTTCTACTGGCACTCTGACTTCGAGACCTGGCACGCCGAGGACGGCATGCCGCGCATGCGGGCCATTTCCGCCTCGATCCTTTTGACCGACAATGATGCGCTGAATGGGCCGCTTATGCTCATGCCCGGCTCGCACAAGCATTACGTGTCCTGCGCGGGCGAGACACCGGACGACAACCATAAATCCTCGCTCAAAAAGCAGGAAGTGGGCGTCCCCAGCCATAAGGCTCTGTCCGATCTGGCTGAAAAGTTCGGCATCGAATACGCGTCGGGCAAGGCCGGAACGGTGATCCTGTTCGAATGCAACACCATGCACGGCTCGAACGGCAACATCACCCCGTTCCCGCGCTCCAACGCGTTCTTTGTCTATAACGCATGGTCCAACCGCGTCGAAGAACCGTTCGCGGCCAATAAGCCCCGCCCTGACTTCCTTTCGAACCGCGACCCCAAGGGTCCCTTCGAAATCGTTTCGGGCAAACTCGAATAG